In a single window of the Cucumis melo cultivar AY chromosome 11, USDA_Cmelo_AY_1.0, whole genome shotgun sequence genome:
- the LOC127144004 gene encoding uncharacterized protein LOC127144004, whose protein sequence is MGDEKGGIVKINNRRRLNREKKMALLQDVDKLKKKLRHEQNVQRALKRAFNRPLGALPRLPPYLPPSTLELLAEVAVLEEEIVWLSKRVMNFRHLYEEAIFANTAESISMKCLLHNQSKSIAPYEHINLPTLTTFQRQPGNYYARLMNPKQSS, encoded by the exons ATGGGTGATGAGAAAGGTGGAATCGTCAAGATCAATAACAGAAGAAGATTGAATAGAGAGAAGAAAATGGCATTACTACAAGat GTTGATAAGCTGAAGAAGAAGCTAAGGCATGAGCAGAATGTTCAAAGAGCTTTGAAGAGAGCTTTCAATAGACCTTTAGGAGCTTTGCCTCGTCTACCTCCTTATCTTCCTCCATCT ACACTTGAGCTTCTTGCTGAAGTAGCTGTTCTTGAAGAGGAAATTGTTTGGCTTTCGAAACGTGTTATgaattttcgacatctatatgAAGAAGCTATCTTTGCCAATACAGCTGAGAGTATCTCGATGAAATGTTTACTACACAATCAATCGAAATCTATAGCTCCATATGAGCATATCAATTTACCAACACTAACGACATTTCAACGACAACCAGGGAATTATTATGCTAGGCTCATGAATCCCAAGCAAAGCTCTTGA